GTAAATATCTTTTAAATCACTACTGTCATTGGAAATTACAAATTCTCCGTTAGTTATTTTTGATAAACGAGTTAAGCCTTGCACATTTACATCGCCCATCCCAATTCCATATATATAAATCCCTTCTGAAACATTTATCTTCTCAATTTCACTTAGCGATAATAAACTTCCCGTATCGTACCCATCTGTGAAATATACAATAATTTTATTACCATCCTGTTTTTGTAATTCAGAAGTCGCTCTCACAATAGCATCATATAACCTGGTATTCCCTCCCGTTTCAATTGATCTTAATGATCTAACCAAAGTGGAAGTATTGCTTGAAAATGTTTCATGAATTTCAATTGAACTTGAAAAACTGACTATCAGGCCTTTATCATTATTTTTCATTTTGTTGATAAAGTGTTCAACTCCCATTTTCAAATCATCAATACTATTTTGCATACTACCACTTTTGTCAACTAACAAAACAAAATTATTAGAATAATCTTCTTCAATCAATTCAAAACATTCACATTGAATTTGTGCAGTTAAAAATATAAACAAAAATAAAACACATGCTTTTAGTATTCTCATGACAAATTCCCCTCCTGATTCTATTTTTCTGAAAATTTACTATTTCACACACTACTCAGAAAAATATACTATTTTATCTTTTCTTAATACGATTTCCACATGAATTTATTTCTTTACTATACCTTGATAAACATCAACATTTTATTAATCTCTTTTATTTTCTTAATTCATACTCTGTCAATAAATTTTTTCCATTTCTGACATCCATGCGGAAGGGATTGTTCGATTTCACGCCAATCTCTCAAACAACTTAGCTTTTCAAGAAGTATAGAATCTTAACCGAATTTGTGTTCTCCTGAGAGATTTTTGCGATATCAAGGTCAGTAATTAATCCCTTTCTCAGGTGTTTTTGATTATTCATTGCCTTCTTCATCACTAAGCCTTTTCTCCAAGATTATTCAAATTGGCTAATAGCTAAAAATTTATTAGAGTGAAACTAGAGCAACGGGAACTTAATCCCGTTGCTCATTCGATGTAAATCACTTCCCCGAAAGGAAGAGAAAAGCCTGTTCTATCAGTCAATACCCACAATGTTGGAAATTCCGGTGGTTGAGGGAAAGACCTGCACCAGCCATCAGTGAAGTAGATTACGCAGGACGGTATAATCTGCTCATTTTCTATATACTCAAACCCAGGCTTGAAATCTGTTCCACCCCCACCCTTGGCATGAAGCTCTAAATCGTATATATTCACAGTTTCTGTATGTGCTACTTTCGTATCAACATATATAACTTCGATCTCAGTTCCAGGATAGATAGTTAGTATTGCACGCAGCTCTGAGGCGAAAATTCTCAGTTCTTTTTGTGATACTGATCCGCTGGTATCAATAATTACTGCTATGGTCCCCAGATCTGGAACATTGAGATCGGGAAGATATAATCCTGAATGAATGTATCTCTTATTAGGTTGTTTCCAGTTATAATCATTCCTGGCATTCTGAGTAACAAAACCCGACAATATTTCCTGCCATGATAGCTTGGGTGCCAGTACTTCCTGGATCATCCTGTCTAATCCTCCCGGCAACTTACCCTGAGCTTTGGCAATAGTAGCAGCACTTGTCAGGGTTATCTTCCAGTTCTTCTCCTGTTGAGCTGCAGAAAGTGATTCTTTGTTACTCATATCCTGCCTGTAATCCTTCACATCACCAATCATAACTGCCTTAGCTGGAAGCTGAGTCTTTTCTGGAAGTTTACTGTAAATAACCTCAGATTCCATATCTTTGAATCTGCTATCCAGCAAAGCTCCCTGCGGCAGTATAAATTCGGCATCCTTTACAATCTGGTTTATGGCATAATCACAGGCAATGTTCCATTTCTCTGGATCACGGTTATTTCTCCTGAACGGATGCAGCATGGCAATGTGGAGCACTTCGTGACAGATAACTGCTTTCACTTCGGCATCGGATAGCGATTCAATGAATTCTGGATTATAGCCCAGTATGACGGAATCAGTATAAGCAGTTTCACACTTTTTATCTTCTTCCAGTTTCAGATGAAGGGCAATTGATGCAAAGAAGGGACTGGATAGAACCAGCCCCGCTCTTGCTTTGATAAGTTTCTTTTCGGTATTCATAACTAACCTGCCTCAGCTTTGAGGAGATTCTGCTGTTTTTTCTTCTGCACAACCCTTTCAAACACGGATTTTGTCTGACTGCGAAGATTTGCTTCTTTATATATATCAAAGACAAACTCATCATCCAGCATAGCTTCCAGTGCCTTTTCTGAAATATCATTAAAATATTCCCCAGCATAAGAGTACAAATTGGCATTTTCGTTTTCCTGCAGCATTTTGTATTTAACCAGCTGCTCTTTACCCAGAAACTTTTCGTCATCAGCATAATCCCCGGCAATCACGATCTGGTCACCTGCCCAGGATCCGATAACTGGATTCGCAGAATGAAGATCACCTCCTCCACGACCATTACCATCTGCCAGCAGCAAAGCAAGTGCTGTTAAAACACCAGCTCTGCTACAGCTGAATTCCATCAACTTGGCACCATTATTGAAAGTATAAGGACTGAGGTATTCCTGTTTATCAAGATTTATTATTTTGTAGTATTGACCCATATTTTCTCCTAAGCTGCCGGCAGATAGTGTTTCATTTTATCGAGTATCTTCTGAGCTTCTGCGGCAGTTTTTGTTCTGACCACATCATTATCTCTCAGAATTTGCGAATCATTAGCAGTAAGTTTCTGTCTTACTTCAAGCAGAGCATCTTCCAGCTTTGGATCGCTGGTGATGTTAAGCCGGGGCAGCAGGTCACAGAGATCAACGATATTATCTACCAGGCT
The Candidatus Stygibacter australis genome window above contains:
- a CDS encoding VWA-like domain-containing protein is translated as MNTEKKLIKARAGLVLSSPFFASIALHLKLEEDKKCETAYTDSVILGYNPEFIESLSDAEVKAVICHEVLHIAMLHPFRRNNRDPEKWNIACDYAINQIVKDAEFILPQGALLDSRFKDMESEVIYSKLPEKTQLPAKAVMIGDVKDYRQDMSNKESLSAAQQEKNWKITLTSAATIAKAQGKLPGGLDRMIQEVLAPKLSWQEILSGFVTQNARNDYNWKQPNKRYIHSGLYLPDLNVPDLGTIAVIIDTSGSVSQKELRIFASELRAILTIYPGTEIEVIYVDTKVAHTETVNIYDLELHAKGGGGTDFKPGFEYIENEQIIPSCVIYFTDGWCRSFPQPPEFPTLWVLTDRTGFSLPFGEVIYIE